The following are encoded together in the Chaetodon auriga isolate fChaAug3 chromosome 4, fChaAug3.hap1, whole genome shotgun sequence genome:
- the gng13a gene encoding guanine nucleotide-binding protein G(I)/G(S)/G(O) subunit gamma-13a, translating to MEELDVPQMRREVESLQYQLAINREKSSITVTELVKWIEGCVCEDPFLNPELMRANPWVEKGKCVIL from the exons ATGGAGGAGTTAGACGTTCCACAGATGAGGAGAGAAGTGGAAAGCCTTCAGTATCAGCTGGCCATCAACAGAGAGAAATCCTCCATCACCgtcactga GCTGGTGAAGTGGATCGAGGGGTGCGTTTGTGAAGATCCGTTTCTGAACCCGGAGCTGATGAGAGCCAACCCCTGGGTGGAGAAGGGCAAGTGTGTGATCCTCTGA